In Gemmatimonadales bacterium, one genomic interval encodes:
- the murA gene encoding UDP-N-acetylglucosamine 1-carboxyvinyltransferase: MSPYFVVEGGYRLGGTVRPAGNKNAALPILAATLLADGPVVLHNVPHIRDVETMLDLLRAQNVRAQWRDEHTLELDARAASATDPDPVLCGKIRASILLAGPMLARFGRVRLPPPGGDVIGRRRIDTHLLALGRLGAEINVGATYDFEAKRLTGDDIFLDEASVTGTENALMAAVAAKGRTVLRNAASEPHVQDTARFLVAMGASIEGIGTNTITIEGGRPLGGAEFTIGPDHIEIGSFIGLAAVTDSPITIEGVRPDDLRATLVGFGKLGVEPRIDGDSLIVAQGQPRRIASDLGGHVAKLEDAVWPGFPADLMSIALVTATQCDGLILIHEKLFESRLFFVDRVIEMGARIVLCDPHRAVVAGRSQLRGGRVESPDIRAGMAMLIAALAAEGKSTIHNIGQIERGYEKIHERLKALGAKIERGE, translated from the coding sequence ATGTCTCCCTATTTCGTCGTCGAGGGCGGCTACCGCCTTGGCGGCACCGTCCGGCCGGCCGGCAACAAGAACGCCGCGCTGCCGATCCTCGCGGCGACGCTCCTCGCCGACGGCCCCGTCGTGCTCCACAACGTCCCCCATATCCGCGATGTCGAGACGATGCTCGACCTGCTGCGCGCCCAGAACGTGCGGGCGCAATGGCGGGACGAGCACACCCTCGAGCTGGACGCGCGCGCGGCCTCGGCCACCGATCCTGATCCCGTGCTGTGCGGGAAGATCCGCGCCTCCATCCTGCTCGCCGGCCCGATGCTCGCGCGGTTCGGCCGGGTGCGCCTGCCGCCGCCCGGCGGCGACGTCATCGGCCGGCGGCGCATTGACACCCACCTCCTCGCGCTGGGCCGGCTCGGAGCTGAGATCAACGTCGGCGCCACCTACGACTTCGAGGCCAAGCGCCTCACCGGCGACGACATCTTCCTCGACGAGGCCAGCGTCACCGGGACCGAGAACGCGCTCATGGCCGCGGTAGCCGCGAAGGGCCGCACCGTGCTGCGCAACGCGGCCTCCGAGCCGCACGTCCAGGACACCGCGCGGTTCCTCGTTGCGATGGGCGCCTCCATCGAGGGGATCGGGACCAACACCATCACCATCGAAGGCGGACGTCCACTGGGCGGCGCCGAGTTCACGATCGGACCGGATCACATCGAGATCGGATCGTTCATCGGTCTCGCCGCCGTGACGGACTCGCCGATCACGATCGAGGGGGTAAGGCCCGACGACCTCCGCGCCACGCTGGTGGGGTTCGGGAAGCTGGGCGTCGAGCCGCGGATCGACGGCGACAGTCTCATCGTCGCCCAGGGCCAGCCGCGCCGCATCGCCTCCGACCTGGGCGGCCACGTGGCCAAGCTCGAGGACGCCGTCTGGCCCGGGTTCCCGGCCGACCTGATGAGCATCGCGCTGGTGACGGCGACGCAGTGCGACGGGCTCATCCTCATCCACGAGAAGCTGTTCGAGTCGCGGCTCTTCTTCGTGGACCGGGTGATCGAGATGGGCGCGCGCATCGTGCTGTGCGATCCGCATCGGGCCGTCGTGGCGGGTCGGTCACAGCTCCGCGGGGGCAGGGTCGAGAGCCCCGACATCCGCGCCGGCATGGCGATGCTCATCGCGGCGCTCGCGGCCGAAGGGAAGAGCACCATCCACAACATCGGCCAGATCGAGCGCGGCTACGAGAAGATCCACGAGCGGCTGAAGGCGTTGGGCGCGAAGATCGAGCGGGGGGAGTGA
- a CDS encoding polyphenol oxidase family protein, with protein sequence MTAGTGARAHRRTGGAVLAEASVAGGTVPGVELAEWRDRFGVVAGVTERPFSLGFWTEEPVGTVMGRWRAFRDANRPKFNAVQQAHQVHGAAVRWHEGVGQGWHVADAADGHATVQQGLLLGVTVADCVPVYLTSRDGSAVALLHAGWRGTAARIVETGVRLLHDRAKVSPEDLVMHCGVGVCGACYEVGEEVAKAVLGPAARPGKQRLDLRAALARQAEELGVGEVTVSPLCTSCDNDRFFSHRASGGKDGRMIAYVGIPVS encoded by the coding sequence GTGACGGCGGGCACCGGCGCACGGGCGCACCGGCGCACCGGGGGCGCAGTGCTCGCCGAGGCGTCCGTTGCGGGAGGAACCGTCCCCGGTGTCGAGCTGGCCGAGTGGAGGGACCGCTTCGGCGTGGTCGCCGGCGTCACGGAGCGGCCGTTCTCGCTTGGCTTCTGGACTGAAGAACCGGTAGGGACGGTCATGGGCCGCTGGCGAGCGTTTCGTGACGCGAACCGTCCCAAGTTCAACGCCGTCCAGCAGGCCCATCAGGTCCACGGCGCGGCCGTGCGGTGGCACGAGGGCGTCGGGCAGGGCTGGCACGTTGCCGATGCCGCCGATGGGCACGCCACGGTGCAACAGGGTCTCCTGCTCGGCGTGACTGTCGCCGACTGCGTGCCCGTCTACCTCACGTCCCGCGACGGGTCTGCGGTGGCGCTGCTTCACGCCGGCTGGCGCGGCACCGCTGCGCGCATCGTCGAGACGGGAGTGCGCCTCCTCCACGACCGTGCGAAAGTCTCTCCGGAAGATCTCGTAATGCATTGTGGAGTTGGTGTTTGCGGCGCCTGCTATGAAGTGGGTGAGGAGGTCGCGAAGGCGGTGCTTGGCCCGGCCGCGCGGCCCGGCAAGCAGCGTCTCGACCTGCGCGCCGCGCTGGCCCGTCAGGCCGAGGAGTTGGGAGTGGGCGAGGTCACGGTCTCACCCCTGTGCACGAGCTGTGACAACGACCGGTTCTTCTCGCACCGCGCCTCGGGTGGGAAGGACGGGCGGATGATCGCCTACGTGGGCATCCCGGTCTCCTGA